A part of Salmo salar chromosome ssa18, Ssal_v3.1, whole genome shotgun sequence genomic DNA contains:
- the LOC106577643 gene encoding calpain-5 has translation MPERVYGFQGQSFHKLKRACLRRGKLFQDPLFPPSALSLFYKRDPPPGLTWKRPRELCKDPRLFVDGISTRDLHQGSLGNCWMVAATSCLASEPSLWKKVIPDHVEQEWNPKRPDLYAGIFHFRFWRLGRWTDVVVDDRLPVSEDGTLLFCRSATPREFWSALLEKAYAKLNGCYEALEGGNTAEALIDFTGGVSEPLSLDREALTLHLNQRRALFQTLAKAHGRSALITCSIRPAEGETVESVLDCGLVRGHAYGITAVRKMRLGEWSLLGGCGGRLCMVRMRNPWGTADWTGPWSQGSQHWQQVGRGEREKMGLIVRDVGEFWMEFEDFCRYFTDVVVCRLVERSLLWPRTHWREVRCPGEWAPAPNTPGTLLSRRQAPNLGKNAAKPGGLNQTQRGDRKEARLGERQRGGGGGGGGRAVLGGGREKMAVAKEGEKKTKRKEEGVKEEGEVDGGWDEQADKKSRCGGCINHKDTFLHNPQFMFEVQGKEDEVLICLQQEDRRIKRKDGGGENLPIGFEVLRVEVNRLSRVQCVVEQAASSVYMDSRSVALRVSLGPGRYALLPTTFQPGATGRFLIRLFSHSHLRLSELREELPAPSLWQCCLPQPSIVTTVYLRRASGLSQPKQTAPDVYAVIWCEDDTIRTRVFKEDGNPEFNIRAIFYRRNPDAHISIELWSYGLLWDTLLGGARLQTSDSEKGRSRVIDLQGGQSRSGSRGSIYVETSSSECLTDL, from the exons gagctgTGTAAGGACCCTCGTCTCTTTGTGGACGGCATCAGCACGCGGGATCTGCACCAAGGCAGTCTGGGTAACTGCTGGATGGTGGCGGCCACTTCCTGTCTGGCCTCAGAACCCTCACTGTGGAAGAAG GTCATTCCTGACCACGTGGAGCAGGAGTGGAACCCCAAGCGTCCCGACCTGTACGCTGGAATCTTCCACTTCCGCTTCTGGCGGCTGGGGCGCTGGACAGACGTGGTGGTGGACGACCGCCTGCCGGTCAGTGAGGACGGAACGCTGCTCTTCTGCCGCTCAGCCACGCCACGGGAGTTCTGGAGCGCCCTGCTGGAGAAGGCCTACGCCAA GTTGAACGGCTGCTATGAGGCGTTGGAAGGCGGTAACACGGCAGAGGCCCTGATCGACTTCACAGGGGGTGTGTCAGAGCCCCTAAGCCTGGACAGGGAGGCCCTCACCCTGCACCTCAATCAGAGGAGGGCATTGTTCCAGACCCTGGCCAAGGCTCATGGACGCAGTGCCCTCATCACCTGCTCCATACGG ccagcagagggggagacagtagagtcaGTACTAGACTGTGGTCTGGTGCGGGGCCATGCCTACGGTATCACCGCGGTGAGGAAGATGCGTCTGGGGGAGTGGTCGCTGCTGGGTGGCTGTGGTGGTCGCCTCTGCATGGTGCGCATGAGGAACCCATGGGGTACAGCCGACTGGACCGGGCCCTGGAGTCAGGG GTCTCAACATTGGCAGCAGGTTGGTCGTGGTGAAAGGGAGAAGATGGGCCTCATAGTCAGAGATGTGGGGGAGTTCTG gaTGGAGTTTGAGGACTTCTGCCGCTACTTCACAGACGTGGTGGTGTGTCGTCTGGTGGAACGATCCCTGCTGTGGCCCAGAACTCACTGGAGAGAAGTACGCTGCCCTGGGGAGTGGGCTCCAGCCCCTAACACACCCGGCACCCTCCTCTCCAGGCGCCAGGCACCCAACCTGGGGAAGAATGCTGCCAAGCCTGGGGGGTTGAACCAGACTCAGAGAGGGGACCGGAAAGAGGCAAGactgggggagagacagaggggaggaggagggggaggaggaggtcgAGCTGTTcttggtggagggagagaaaaaatgGCTGTTGCGAAAGAAGGGGAGAAGAAGacgaagaggaaggaggagggggtgaaggaggagggagaggtggatggAGGATGGGATGAACAGGCTGATAAGAAGAGTAGGTGTGGAGGATGCATCAACCACAAAGACACTTTTCTACACAACCCCCAG TTCATGTTTGAGGTGCAGGGAAAGGAGGATGAGGTGTTGATCTGTCTGCagcaggaggacaggaggataaagaggaaggatggaggaggagagaatctGCCCATCGGCTTTGAGGTGCTGAGG GTGGAGGTGAACCGGCTAAGCCGTGTGCAGTGTGTGGTGGAGCAGGCAGCGAGCTCTGTGTACATGGACTCCCGTAGTGTGGCCCTGCGAGTGTCCCTGGGCCCCGGCCGCTACGCCCTCCTGCCCACAACCTTCCAGCCCGGGGCCACCGGACGCTTCCTGATACGCCTCTTCTCACATTCCCACCTCAGACTCAG TGAGTTGAGAGAGGAGTTGCCTGCTCCCTCACTGTGGCAGTGTTGTCTTCCCCAGCCCAGTATAGTAACCACCGTCTACCTACGTCGAGCATCTGGACTCAGCCAGCCTAAACAGACAG CACCAGATGTGTATGCGGTGATCTGGTGTGAGGACGACACCATAAGAACACGTGTGTTCAAGGAGGATGGAAACCCAGAGTTCAACATCAGAGCCATTTTCTACAGGAGAAACCCAGACGCACATATTAGCATTGAG ttgtgGAGCTATGGTCTACTGTGGGACACACTACTGGGCGGGGCTCGGCTCCAGACTAGCGACAGTGAGAAAGGGCGGAGCCGAGTGATTGACCTGCAGGGTGGCCAATCACGGTCAGGATCCAGGGGCTCTATCTATGTGGAAACCTCATCCAGCGAATGCCTAACAGACTTATAA